The following is a genomic window from Hymenobacter gelipurpurascens.
CCACAATAACGGCGGAAAACACGGCCATCCGGAAGCGTGCCATGTGCATTTGGGTGAGCTCCTCTACCACGAACACAATGCCGCCCAGCGGTGTGTTGAAAGCGGCCGCTAACCCGGCCGCGCCCCCCGTAACCAAGGCAATCTGGCGGGAGAGCTGAGGCCAGCCCGCCGGCTGCAGGCGGTTGATAGCCCGGAAAATAGCAGCCGAAATCTGGATGGTAGGACCCTCCCGACCAATCACGCCCCCACCCAGCAACAGTGCCACGCTGCTAAGCACCTTGATGATGGCCACGCGCAAGCTCAGCAGATAGCTTGTGCGGTGGTGGTGCCCGGGAGTGGAGAGTTCAATGCCGGCCATCAGCTGGGGTATGCCGCTGCCGCGTGCTGCCGGGGCCCAGCGCTGTACCAGCACCCACGACACAAAAAAGGCCAGGGGTGTGAGCACAAACGCCAACAACGGCTGCTGCCGTAGCCAGGTAAAACTTACTTGCTCGGCCCACACAAATAGCTTCTCATACCCTACCGCCACCACGCCCACTACAATGGAGGCAAACCAGAACGGAAAACTCTGCAGAATAAGTCGGCGGACCCGGTCTGTGTAGAGGCGTTGCAAAAAGTGCTGATCAAGCCATGAAAGGGCTCTGGTGTAGCGCGAGCTAGAGTCGGGCATGCTGAATAAAGTATGGGGGAGGCACCAGGCTGGTGAGCAAAAAGGAACCCTCAGGTTTACGGGGCCGCGGCCAACCTGACCGACTACGCAAAGAATACGGCTGTAAGCTCGTGCTCAGCCAGTGTGGTTTTTACCAAGGAAAAGGGTGGCCTACGTAGGCCACCCTTTTCCTTGGTACGTCAATTTAGCGTTTACCGAATATCCGCTCTAAGAGGCCGCTTCTACGCTTGGTTTTGGTCTTAACCTTGATTTTGGTGGGAGCCGATGTGCCCACGGTAGGCCTAGGCGTGGGTACCGGACGCGTGGGTGCTGGCACGGTAGGCTGCGGGGCAGGTACCGGAGCCGGCGCGGGTGTAGGAGCTTGGGCCATTACAATTTCGGCGGGGCGGCCGGTGCTAAGCACGCGCACGGGCGAGCTTTCATTGTGGAGCCGGTCTACGGCCGTGAGGTAGTAGCCGTAGGCCACTCCGCGGCGGGCGGTGGTATCGGCAAAGAACAGACCGCGGCCGGCTTGGGGGCGCAGCACCGCCAGAATATTGCGCGGGTCGTCGGGGGTGGGCTGTGTATTGGTATCGAAGCGGTAGAGCACGTAGTAGGCAGCCGCGTCGCCATCGGAAGCCACGGGGCTGGGCTGCCAGGTGAGCGTGTTGGCTACTGCCGAAGCTGTGAGCACCAGGTTTTGCGCGGGGCGCGGCGGCACTGCATCCAGCCAGGGCATGGTGGGTATAAGTGCGGGGTACCGGAACTCGTGCTGCCGCAACGAATCGGTGGTGTGCAGCGGATTGGAGAGCAACGACTTGGAGCTGAAGAATACGCTGCCGCTGACCTCAGTGGGGTACGAGCGGTTCACGCGTACCTGCCGGGGCAGCTCACGCGGGTTGCGCCAAGTGGTATCGGCGCGGGTATTTTCCAGCATGCGGTAAGCGCCCTGCCCGATATAGAGGTGGCGGCCATTGCTGTTGCGCGCCCACCACTCTACCAGCACCGGGTATTGCGCCACCTTAAAATTGCTGCTCCAATAGAGCTGCGGCAGCACATAATCAACCCAGCCTTGGCGCAGCCACTCCAGTGCGTCGGCGTAGAGGCCATCGTAGCCCTGGAAGGCTTTGGTGGCCGAGCCGTTGGGGTCGGTGGTTTGGTTGCGCCACACGCCGAAGGGCGAAATACCGAACTTCACCCAGTGCTTGGTGCTCTGAATGGTATCGTGCAGGGTATGGATCAGCTCGTTCACATTCTCCCTGCGCCAGGCGGCCAGGTCGAGGTTGTTGGGGTTATAGCGGGCGTAGGCCTGTTCGTCATGAATGGTCTGGCCGGCTTCGGGGTATGGGTAGAAATAGTCGTCGAAGTGGACACCGTCGATGTCGTAGCGCTTCACTACATCCAGAATTACCTGCGAGATATAGTTGCGCACTTCCGGTAGGCCAGGGTTGTAGAGCAGCTTGCCACTGTAGCGCAAAAACCACTCGGGGTGCTGCCGGAACGGGTGGTTGGGGGCCAGCCGGCGCGTCACGGAATCCATGGAAGCGCGGTACGGGTTGAACCAGGCATGAAACTCCATGCCACGGTTGTGCGCTTCTTCAATCAGGAAGGGCAGCGGATCGTAGAGCGGCGACGGGGCCTTGCCCTGGGTGCCGGTGAGCCACTTGCTCCAGGGCTCCAGGCTGCTTTGGTAGAAGGCATCGGAAGCGGGCCGCACCTGCACAAACACGGCATTGATGCCGCTGCGCTGGTGGTTATCCAGAATCCGGCGGTACTCGCGGCGCTGCTGGTCGGGCGTGAGCGTGCGGCTGCTAGGCCAGTCGATGTTTTCTACGGTAGCAATCCAGACACCACGCAGCTCCCGCTTAGGCGGAGCATCGGCGGCGGTAGCTACCTGACTGCCAAACAGGCAGATGAAACACAAAAACAGTAAAAACAGGAAGCGGCCGGGGGCAATCAATTGAAACATTACCGCAAAACTACAAAGACGAACATGGGGAAACGACGGAATTATCTCATTCTGAAACTCCACAACGAGACAATGCCCTCATTTCATCTTTGCACTGCGTCAAATGGCAAGTCCAGCAGGTCAAACTCGGCCCATTGCTGATGATCGTAGTGCCACCACTCGCCGGGGTAGTTGATGAAACCGTGCTGACGCATGGTAGCTAGCAGCACACTACGGTTGAGCATGACGTGGGCCGGCAGTTGGCCGTAGCGCGAGTGGGCGGCCGGCGTCAGGTCATCGAAATCGGTGGGGAGGGGCACTAGCTCGTTGGTGCTCAGCTCAATCAGGCCCACATCTACGGAGCAACCCCGGTTGTGGCGGGAGCCGCGCCAGGGCGGGGCGGCAAAGTTTTCGTCCTGCACTTGCTCGTACATGCGCACTGTCACGCTGTAGGGGCGGTAGGCATCGTATAGGCACAGGCCTAGGCCTCTTTCAGCCAGCGAATCCTGAACGGCTGCCAGCGCCTCGGCTACCGGCTGCCGCAGCAGCGCCCGCGCCGCCGGGTACACAGCCGCCCCAAAGATATTCTCGTTGGTAGCGTAGCGAATATCGAGCACAATGCCCGGAATCAGCGCCGCCACATCCACTAGCGCATGGCTCGGGTTGGCTTGCACCAGCTGGCGGTAGTCGCCTACGGAAGTAATGACGGGAAGCCCGTGGTATGGATCAGACATAAATTCGCAGCAACTATCAACTAGCGCAAGCTGAACGATAAATGCACTTTGTTACGCCTCCATAAAGTATACGGTTATCTATATTCAATCATCAGCGCCCTGAATAGCCTCCTTTTTACTGACGCTTTTTAGCTTTCCGGTTGGCCTGCTGCTGCACTTCATACGCGTACACTACTTCGCCCACCCGGCGCAAGAAGGGGAAGCCCACCGTATCGTACTCGTACTGGTCGTCGTTGAGCACGCCGTCCGAGTTAGTATAGACCACGGCACTGAGCAGAAACTCCACTCCCAGCGCCTCGTTCCGGATGTAGGCGTTATCAATGAGGAAGCCGTAGGCCTGCCCGATTTTGTTGTAGATGCGCACGCCCGGCGGCAAAGGAGCGGCTGGGCCGCCAGCCAGCAGAAACTTGGCGTAGTTATCGGGGTAGGCCGTGGAGTCGTAGTGCGGGAACGTGCTCTGGCGCGGCAGCAAGCTTAGGTAGCGGCGTAGAAACTCCGTATCGGAGGGCGCGAGGGCGAAACGCTGCCGGGCGGGCACCGCTTCCGGAAACAGCACGGCCCGCAGCACCTGCTGCAGATCAGCCAGGGAGGTGGTGTTTTTGGTAGAGAAGTCGAGGGGCTCATTGATGCGCTGACTGCCTTGCATATGCGCCTCTCCAATACGTACCCCCTTGTGGACTGGCCTAGGCCACTTACCCGCGAAAAAAGCGGCCGGCTGCACATACAAGGGGCGCGTGAGAGTCGTATCGGCGTACAGCGCCACCGGGTTGGTATGCCGGGCCGTGGAGTCGGTATCCCCAACGGAGAGGCGGTGGCGCAGCACGGTGTGGCGCAAGCCGTGGCGG
Proteins encoded in this region:
- a CDS encoding glycoside hydrolase family 10 protein, which gives rise to MFQLIAPGRFLFLLFLCFICLFGSQVATAADAPPKRELRGVWIATVENIDWPSSRTLTPDQQRREYRRILDNHQRSGINAVFVQVRPASDAFYQSSLEPWSKWLTGTQGKAPSPLYDPLPFLIEEAHNRGMEFHAWFNPYRASMDSVTRRLAPNHPFRQHPEWFLRYSGKLLYNPGLPEVRNYISQVILDVVKRYDIDGVHFDDYFYPYPEAGQTIHDEQAYARYNPNNLDLAAWRRENVNELIHTLHDTIQSTKHWVKFGISPFGVWRNQTTDPNGSATKAFQGYDGLYADALEWLRQGWVDYVLPQLYWSSNFKVAQYPVLVEWWARNSNGRHLYIGQGAYRMLENTRADTTWRNPRELPRQVRVNRSYPTEVSGSVFFSSKSLLSNPLHTTDSLRQHEFRYPALIPTMPWLDAVPPRPAQNLVLTASAVANTLTWQPSPVASDGDAAAYYVLYRFDTNTQPTPDDPRNILAVLRPQAGRGLFFADTTARRGVAYGYYLTAVDRLHNESSPVRVLSTGRPAEIVMAQAPTPAPAPVPAPQPTVPAPTRPVPTPRPTVGTSAPTKIKVKTKTKRRSGLLERIFGKR
- a CDS encoding serine hydrolase; translation: MKCSLRVGLLLLVAAWITTESSSAQAQPGNPLRRLLRQDAALAPVLQQAAAHRVQILYTQIHRDAQGRPHFRSFRYRVRPHEYFYPASAIKLPTAVLALEKLRALSANIPDLTPEAPLRIDSAYARQTPVLHDSSSATGRASLAQYIRKMLLVSDNDAYNRLYEFVGPATLNAGLYRHGLRHTVLRHRLSVGDTDSTARHTNPVALYADTTLTRPLYVQPAAFFAGKWPRPVHKGVRIGEAHMQGSQRINEPLDFSTKNTTSLADLQQVLRAVLFPEAVPARQRFALAPSDTEFLRRYLSLLPRQSTFPHYDSTAYPDNYAKFLLAGGPAAPLPPGVRIYNKIGQAYGFLIDNAYIRNEALGVEFLLSAVVYTNSDGVLNDDQYEYDTVGFPFLRRVGEVVYAYEVQQQANRKAKKRQ
- a CDS encoding M15 family metallopeptidase, which gives rise to MSDPYHGLPVITSVGDYRQLVQANPSHALVDVAALIPGIVLDIRYATNENIFGAAVYPAARALLRQPVAEALAAVQDSLAERGLGLCLYDAYRPYSVTVRMYEQVQDENFAAPPWRGSRHNRGCSVDVGLIELSTNELVPLPTDFDDLTPAAHSRYGQLPAHVMLNRSVLLATMRQHGFINYPGEWWHYDHQQWAEFDLLDLPFDAVQR